A part of Candidatus Electrothrix aestuarii genomic DNA contains:
- the hemC gene encoding hydroxymethylbilane synthase — MRKIIRIGTRASMLAVTQSTWVKKQIEQQYPDSTVELVKIITKGDKILDVPLAKVGGKGLFVKEIEDALLDERVDLAVHSMKDVPAELPEGLQVAIVPEREIPQDAFVSVSYKNIDELPQGAVIGTSSLRRKSQLICLRPDLEIRDLRGNLDTRLRKLDEGEYDAIILAGAGLNRLGMQRRITALFTPEQMLPAIGQGSLGIELRITDSELMEGMQFLHDQKTATAVAAERAFLLRLEGGCQVPIGGFATVDNDTVTLTGLIASLDGKTILREQLSGTVADAEKIGVTLAEILLDRGGKAILDEVYSNEIR, encoded by the coding sequence ATGAGAAAGATAATACGCATAGGAACCCGCGCCAGTATGTTGGCCGTTACCCAGTCCACCTGGGTAAAAAAGCAAATTGAACAGCAATACCCTGACAGCACCGTCGAGCTGGTGAAAATCATCACCAAGGGCGATAAAATCCTCGATGTACCGCTGGCCAAGGTGGGCGGTAAGGGCCTGTTTGTCAAAGAGATTGAGGATGCCCTGCTGGATGAACGCGTAGATCTGGCCGTGCATTCTATGAAGGACGTCCCTGCCGAACTCCCTGAGGGCTTGCAGGTCGCCATTGTCCCGGAGCGAGAAATCCCTCAGGATGCCTTTGTTTCTGTGAGTTATAAAAATATCGATGAGCTGCCCCAAGGCGCGGTTATCGGCACCTCCAGCCTCCGCCGTAAATCCCAGCTGATCTGCCTACGCCCTGATCTGGAAATTCGGGATCTGCGCGGCAACTTGGATACCCGCCTGCGTAAATTAGATGAAGGAGAATATGATGCCATAATCCTGGCAGGCGCTGGCCTGAATCGTCTTGGCATGCAAAGGCGCATTACCGCTCTGTTCACTCCAGAACAAATGTTACCGGCCATTGGGCAGGGTTCACTGGGCATTGAGTTACGGATTACGGACAGCGAACTCATGGAGGGGATGCAATTCCTCCATGATCAAAAAACAGCCACAGCCGTTGCTGCGGAACGTGCCTTCCTCCTCCGCCTGGAAGGTGGTTGCCAGGTACCCATCGGTGGTTTCGCCACGGTTGATAACGATACCGTGACCCTCACCGGCCTTATTGCCTCGTTGGATGGTAAGACCATCCTCAGGGAGCAGCTCAGCGGCACAGTAGCTGATGCGGAAAAAATCGGCGTTACTCTCGCAGAAATCCTGCTTGACCGAGGCGGCAAGGCGATCCTGGATGAAGTTTACTCCAACGAAATCAGATAA
- a CDS encoding AAA family ATPase: MKIETIRLRNFKSFENVELTNIPAFCIVVGANGTGKTTLFDVFGFLKDCLAYNVTRALRSRGGFQEMVSRGKAEETISIELQFRLNITGSERLVTYLLEIAQERGKAIVKREILRYKRGAYGSPYHFLNFQRGCGSAVTNEEDFNKTEDELDREEQQLDSPDILAIKGLGQFQRFKAANAFRQMLENWHVSDFHINLARGSKDDIGYAEHLSVSGDNLQLVAKHLYDNHREEFNHIITSMKERVPGIGSIEPEATRDERLLLKFQDGSFKDPFIDKYVSDGTIKMFAYLVLLYDPSPHPLLCVEEPENQLYPTLLLELAEEFRSYANRGGQVFVSTHSPDFLNAALLEEVFWLVKENGYTKVKRAMDDEQISAYMNDGDQMGYLWKQGFFEGADPR; the protein is encoded by the coding sequence ATGAAAATTGAAACAATTCGCCTAAGAAACTTCAAAAGCTTTGAGAATGTCGAACTTACTAACATCCCGGCTTTCTGCATTGTTGTGGGTGCAAACGGTACAGGCAAGACAACCTTGTTTGATGTTTTTGGTTTCCTCAAGGATTGCCTTGCTTATAATGTAACTCGGGCTCTGCGCAGCCGAGGAGGATTCCAGGAGATGGTCAGTCGGGGCAAAGCAGAAGAGACAATCTCAATTGAATTGCAATTTCGGCTTAACATCACCGGCAGTGAACGACTGGTCACTTATCTTCTTGAAATAGCTCAAGAGCGGGGAAAGGCTATTGTTAAAAGAGAAATTCTCCGTTACAAACGGGGTGCATATGGTTCACCATATCATTTTCTTAATTTTCAACGGGGTTGTGGTTCTGCTGTCACTAATGAAGAAGATTTCAACAAGACTGAAGATGAGTTGGACCGGGAAGAACAACAATTAGACAGCCCTGATATACTCGCCATTAAGGGCTTGGGTCAATTTCAGCGCTTCAAGGCCGCCAACGCTTTTCGCCAGATGCTGGAGAACTGGCATGTGTCCGACTTTCATATCAATCTTGCACGTGGAAGTAAAGATGACATTGGATATGCTGAGCATCTCTCTGTTTCCGGTGACAACCTGCAGCTGGTAGCCAAACACCTATACGACAACCATAGGGAAGAGTTCAATCATATTATTACCAGCATGAAGGAACGGGTGCCGGGAATAGGCAGTATCGAACCTGAAGCAACACGTGATGAGCGACTGCTGCTCAAATTCCAAGACGGTTCCTTCAAAGATCCTTTCATCGATAAATATGTCTCTGATGGAACGATCAAAATGTTTGCCTATCTGGTTCTCCTCTATGATCCAAGCCCCCATCCTCTACTTTGTGTTGAAGAACCGGAAAACCAACTCTACCCAACCTTGCTTCTGGAACTGGCCGAAGAATTTCGTTCCTATGCAAATCGGGGCGGTCAAGTTTTTGTCTCTACTCATTCTCCTGACTTTCTTAATGCTGCTCTACTTGAAGAAGTTTTTTGGTTGGTTAAAGAAAATGGTTATACCAAAGTCAAGAGAGCTATGGATGACGAGCAAATTTCAGCCTATATGAACGATGGCGATCAAATGGGGTATCTATGGAAACAAGGATTTTTTGAAGGTGCAGACCCCAGATGA
- a CDS encoding DUF4276 family protein → MTTLVFFLEEPSAKEMLHGILPKILPEHIVPRFVVFEGKQDLEKQISRKLQLWKQPDSWFIILRDQDAGDCRKIKENLLNKCIKVGRPDAIVRIACHELESFYLGDLHSVEKGLGITGLAKNQDKKKFRQPDNLPNPSRELQKLTNTRYQKVSGSRAIGRYLNLDNNRSRSFNALTQAIKKNSIIKQSS, encoded by the coding sequence ATGACTACTCTAGTTTTTTTTCTGGAAGAGCCGTCGGCAAAAGAGATGCTGCACGGCATCCTGCCTAAAATTTTACCGGAACATATCGTTCCACGCTTCGTCGTCTTTGAGGGAAAACAGGATCTGGAGAAACAGATCTCCCGCAAATTGCAACTATGGAAACAACCTGATTCTTGGTTCATAATTTTGCGAGATCAAGACGCAGGAGATTGTCGGAAAATAAAAGAAAATCTATTAAATAAATGCATTAAGGTCGGACGACCCGATGCAATTGTCCGGATAGCATGCCATGAATTGGAGAGTTTTTATCTTGGAGACCTACACTCTGTGGAAAAAGGGCTTGGAATAACCGGACTTGCCAAGAACCAGGATAAAAAGAAGTTTCGACAACCGGACAACCTACCAAATCCATCCCGTGAGTTACAAAAACTAACCAACACGCGCTATCAAAAAGTCTCAGGTTCGCGAGCTATTGGTAGATATCTGAATCTGGACAATAACCGCTCGCGTAGTTTCAACGCACTCACACAAGCAATAAAAAAAAATAGTATTATCAAGCAATCCAGCTGA
- a CDS encoding cereblon family protein — protein sequence MWTITALPQPNLFLLDLGSNTGEANNLLDDTTSRLQNKKEEPIRCRTCLTPLTAKDQAISKQGRHEHVFFNPSGITFEIRCFQDALGCLVKGKPTGEFSWFSGYLWQYALCMNCRTHIGWFFSANYESAGANVETFFALITPHLL from the coding sequence TTGTGGACCATTACCGCCCTGCCACAACCTAATTTATTCCTGCTGGATCTCGGCTCAAATACTGGTGAAGCAAACAACCTGCTGGACGATACAACCAGCAGGTTGCAGAACAAGAAAGAGGAGCCGATCCGATGTCGTACCTGCTTAACTCCCCTCACGGCCAAGGATCAGGCAATAAGCAAGCAGGGACGGCATGAACACGTTTTTTTCAATCCCTCAGGCATTACCTTTGAGATCCGCTGCTTCCAGGATGCCCTCGGTTGCCTTGTCAAGGGAAAGCCAACCGGGGAATTCAGCTGGTTCTCAGGATATCTCTGGCAGTATGCGCTCTGCATGAACTGCCGCACTCATATCGGCTGGTTTTTCAGCGCGAATTACGAAAGTGCTGGAGCAAACGTAGAAACCTTTTTTGCCTTGATTACTCCGCATCTTCTATAG
- a CDS encoding nitroreductase family protein, producing MTDPQQIAVLEEVIRTRRSCRSFSGQVPDEVLEKIVEAAVYAPFAAGTGIPLKDIRRIFIFRQGTDTMDQARQIITTQLRSGAFKIGMAVRLFPFLRNKMLFFADRLNATAEKGIPALTEGSFYIVAAEKKGFPPIAKQSLAHVMENMWLTATAHGVGFQMLSVTNSLTKNTQFMNLLGLPPKGWALTGCMIGNPKQQPKGMRDRRTEQFIRWVE from the coding sequence ATGACAGATCCACAACAGATAGCAGTCCTTGAAGAGGTCATCCGCACCCGCCGCTCTTGTCGGAGTTTTTCCGGCCAGGTACCGGATGAGGTCCTGGAAAAAATCGTCGAGGCTGCGGTCTATGCCCCTTTCGCTGCTGGCACCGGGATTCCGCTCAAGGATATTCGCCGCATCTTTATCTTTCGCCAAGGTACAGACACAATGGATCAGGCCCGACAGATTATTACTACCCAGCTTCGTAGCGGGGCCTTTAAGATCGGTATGGCGGTTCGGCTCTTTCCTTTTCTGCGCAACAAGATGCTGTTCTTTGCAGACAGGCTCAATGCTACAGCAGAGAAAGGAATCCCTGCCCTCACTGAGGGTTCATTTTACATCGTGGCTGCGGAGAAAAAAGGTTTCCCTCCTATTGCGAAGCAAAGCTTAGCCCATGTCATGGAAAATATGTGGCTGACTGCAACAGCACACGGTGTGGGCTTTCAGATGCTCTCTGTTACTAATAGCTTAACAAAAAACACCCAGTTTATGAATCTCCTTGGATTACCACCAAAAGGCTGGGCACTCACAGGTTGCATGATTGGAAACCCCAAGCAGCAGCCCAAAGGAATGCGCGATCGGCGTACAGAGCAATTTATCCGCTGGGTCGAATAA
- the cobA gene encoding uroporphyrinogen-III C-methyltransferase produces MSEKNIKGKVYLVGAGPGDPGLLTLRGKYLLQRAEVVFYDYLVNKKLLKHVPDTAELIYVGKKGGGLHAYTQEGINQLLVEYGASGKRVVRLKGGDPFIFGRGAEEIQELVEAGIDFEVVPGVTSATAAATYAGIPITHRGYTTSVAFVTGHEATGKRESTVAWDKLATGAGTIVVYMGIKNLPIITSKLLEHGRDPKTPVAVVRWASTPIQRSVVGTLETITDVVREANIAPPALVIVGEVVNLRDTVDWFERRPLFGKRMVVTRTREQASELVSLLEENGADCLEYSTIHIEPVDDYSQLDHAVENMSSYDWVLFTSLNAITYFFKRLEATGKDSRILSGCCIGAVGRATADELLKHGIRADLIPEKFTGAGLAESLLAGDIAGKHVLLPRAEKAMETLPEMLQDAGATVTVAPVYRNVPPQGRKDELREELADGNIELVTFTSSSTVTNFLTMIDAKNKQELHQLLEGVKIAAIGPVTAETVRKNGLNVDIQPENYTIPDMVAAIVDHYRPATT; encoded by the coding sequence ATGAGCGAAAAAAATATAAAAGGCAAAGTCTACCTCGTTGGCGCGGGTCCTGGTGATCCAGGCCTCCTCACTCTGCGGGGAAAATATCTCCTCCAGCGGGCAGAAGTCGTATTCTACGACTATCTGGTGAACAAAAAACTCCTTAAGCATGTCCCAGATACTGCCGAACTGATCTACGTCGGTAAAAAAGGTGGTGGACTCCACGCCTACACCCAGGAAGGCATCAATCAACTCCTCGTGGAATACGGCGCTTCCGGTAAACGGGTCGTTCGCCTCAAAGGCGGTGATCCCTTTATCTTCGGTCGTGGTGCCGAGGAAATTCAGGAATTGGTCGAAGCTGGGATCGATTTCGAGGTGGTTCCAGGTGTTACCTCTGCAACCGCTGCGGCCACCTACGCAGGTATTCCCATCACCCATCGGGGCTACACCACTTCTGTGGCCTTTGTAACCGGCCACGAAGCCACCGGCAAACGGGAATCCACCGTGGCCTGGGATAAACTGGCCACCGGTGCTGGCACCATCGTCGTCTATATGGGCATTAAGAATCTGCCGATTATCACCTCCAAACTTCTGGAGCATGGGCGTGATCCTAAGACCCCGGTAGCTGTGGTCCGCTGGGCCTCAACCCCGATTCAACGCTCTGTCGTTGGCACTCTGGAAACAATTACCGATGTGGTTCGCGAAGCTAACATTGCCCCCCCTGCCTTGGTTATCGTCGGCGAAGTGGTCAATCTGCGCGATACCGTTGACTGGTTTGAACGCCGGCCCTTGTTTGGCAAGCGCATGGTTGTTACCCGTACCCGCGAGCAGGCCAGCGAGCTAGTTTCGCTGCTGGAAGAAAATGGCGCGGATTGCCTGGAATATTCCACCATTCATATTGAACCGGTAGATGACTACAGCCAGCTGGACCACGCTGTAGAAAACATGAGCAGCTACGATTGGGTCCTCTTTACCAGCCTGAACGCCATTACCTATTTCTTCAAGAGATTGGAGGCAACAGGGAAAGACAGTCGCATTTTATCCGGCTGCTGCATTGGCGCTGTGGGCCGGGCAACAGCTGATGAGCTGCTCAAGCACGGCATTCGCGCTGACTTAATCCCAGAAAAATTCACAGGCGCAGGTTTGGCGGAATCCCTGCTCGCAGGCGATATAGCAGGAAAGCATGTCCTGCTCCCCAGAGCGGAAAAGGCGATGGAAACACTGCCGGAGATGCTCCAGGATGCAGGCGCAACAGTGACCGTGGCCCCGGTATATCGCAACGTACCTCCGCAGGGACGCAAAGACGAGCTCCGAGAAGAGCTGGCAGACGGCAATATCGAACTGGTGACCTTTACCAGTTCTTCTACCGTAACAAACTTCTTGACCATGATCGACGCGAAAAATAAGCAGGAATTACATCAGCTCCTGGAGGGCGTCAAGATTGCAGCCATCGGGCCGGTCACCGCAGAGACTGTACGAAAGAACGGCCTGAACGTTGACATTCAACCAGAAAATTATACCATTCCTGATATGGTGGCCGCCATTGTGGACCATTACCGCCCTGCCACAACCTAA